A genome region from Mycobacterium florentinum includes the following:
- a CDS encoding aldehyde dehydrogenase family protein, giving the protein MTTIETDTLLVAGTQVRAKNQTAVVNPATGRAFAQCPVASDAHLQLAVESADAARAAWARDADLRRRVLLGMAEMLSKNRDLLAKTLTQEIGVPLRDTTIEVAGAAAFAKFRGAAPLPVEQIHDDARQSVQVNRAPVGIVGAIVPWNAPLLISAEKIATAFAAGNVVVLKPSLLAPLTTVLLGSLLADIVPPGVLHVLPGDDDLGKALVAHQKVGMISFTGSIAAGRAIMAAAAPRLKRLSLELGGNDAAIVLPDVDIPRVASQIFRSAFYRSGQVCAAIKRLYVHKDIRDEFVAALADVADNAAVGDPFDPDVTMGPISNRPQFDRVRRLVADAVAAGGTIVAGGHPIARDGYFHAPTLVTGVGPGIAVVDEEQFGPVLPIQSFTDIDAAVAAANDSDYGLGASVWTADTTAGAAIAADLDAGSVWVNRHGIVSPEVPFGGMKQSGVGRANGAPGLDQYSELKTVSVAIHARKPTP; this is encoded by the coding sequence ATGACCACGATCGAAACGGACACCCTGTTGGTGGCCGGAACCCAGGTGCGTGCGAAAAATCAGACCGCTGTGGTCAATCCGGCAACAGGCCGGGCATTCGCGCAGTGTCCCGTCGCATCGGATGCACACTTGCAGCTGGCGGTCGAATCTGCCGACGCAGCGCGGGCTGCCTGGGCTCGCGATGCCGATCTGCGCCGTCGCGTCCTCCTCGGGATGGCCGAGATGCTCAGCAAGAACCGGGACCTGCTGGCCAAGACGCTGACCCAGGAAATCGGTGTTCCGTTGCGCGACACCACCATCGAAGTAGCCGGTGCCGCGGCCTTCGCGAAGTTCCGAGGGGCCGCCCCGCTGCCCGTGGAGCAGATCCACGACGACGCCCGCCAGAGCGTCCAGGTAAACCGCGCCCCGGTCGGCATCGTTGGTGCGATCGTGCCGTGGAACGCGCCGCTTCTCATCTCCGCCGAAAAGATCGCCACCGCGTTCGCGGCGGGCAATGTTGTAGTGCTCAAGCCCTCGTTGCTGGCTCCACTGACCACCGTCTTGCTCGGGTCACTGCTGGCCGACATCGTGCCGCCGGGCGTACTGCACGTGCTACCCGGCGACGACGACCTCGGCAAGGCTCTGGTGGCACACCAGAAGGTCGGCATGATCTCGTTCACCGGAAGTATCGCCGCCGGCCGCGCGATCATGGCCGCGGCGGCCCCCAGGCTCAAGCGGTTGTCACTGGAACTGGGCGGCAATGACGCCGCGATCGTGCTGCCCGATGTCGACATTCCCCGGGTTGCCTCGCAGATCTTCCGGAGCGCCTTCTACCGCAGCGGGCAGGTCTGCGCGGCGATCAAGCGGCTATACGTACACAAGGACATTCGCGACGAGTTCGTCGCAGCACTGGCCGACGTCGCCGACAACGCCGCCGTCGGCGACCCATTCGATCCAGACGTCACCATGGGCCCGATCTCCAACCGGCCGCAGTTCGACCGTGTCCGTCGCCTCGTCGCCGATGCGGTCGCCGCTGGCGGCACCATCGTCGCCGGCGGGCACCCCATTGCGCGCGACGGCTATTTTCACGCGCCGACCCTAGTGACCGGCGTGGGTCCCGGTATCGCGGTGGTCGACGAGGAACAGTTCGGTCCGGTGCTGCCGATCCAATCGTTCACCGATATCGACGCGGCGGTGGCGGCCGCCAACGACAGCGACTACGGGTTGGGTGCGTCAGTGTGGACCGCCGACACTACCGCTGGCGCCGCGATCGCCGCCGATCTGGACGCCGGGTCGGTGTGGGTGAACCGCCACGGCATCGTCTCCCCGGAGGTTCCGTTCGGCGGAATGAAGCAAAGTGGCGTCGGCCGTGCCAACGGAGCTCCCGGCCTGGACCAATACAGCGAACTCAAGACCGTCAGCGTGGCGATCCACGCCAGGAAACCCACACCCTAG
- a CDS encoding SMP-30/gluconolactonase/LRE family protein codes for MDKLLDGGMFFEGPRWRDGNWYVSDLYARHVLRVTVDGIAEQFVEVPNQPSGLGWLPDGSLVVVSMKDRRILRRLPDGTTIEHADLSPLSPYFINDMVVDGRGRAYVGTFGFDLFAGGKPEPGEIVRVDLDGSAHVAASGLRFPNGMAVTPDSGTLIVAECFGGRFTAFDIESDGALSGRRQWARLADAPSYESVETIVATDFAPDGCALDADGHIWVADALNGRVCRVAPGGEITDELRPPGELGLYACALGGHDGHTLLVCTAPSFAEHERKAAKEAELYIQRVDVPRAGTP; via the coding sequence ATGGACAAGCTACTTGACGGGGGGATGTTCTTCGAGGGTCCTCGGTGGCGCGACGGCAACTGGTACGTCTCGGACCTCTACGCTCGTCACGTACTGCGGGTCACCGTCGACGGAATCGCTGAGCAATTCGTCGAAGTGCCCAACCAGCCTTCGGGGTTGGGCTGGCTGCCCGACGGGTCGCTCGTGGTGGTCTCGATGAAGGACCGGCGCATACTTCGCCGGCTCCCGGACGGCACCACCATCGAACACGCTGACCTATCGCCCCTGTCCCCGTACTTCATCAACGACATGGTCGTGGACGGACGGGGTCGCGCTTACGTCGGCACCTTCGGCTTCGACCTATTCGCCGGTGGCAAGCCAGAACCCGGCGAAATTGTGCGCGTCGATCTGGACGGCTCGGCGCACGTCGCCGCGAGCGGTCTGCGATTTCCCAATGGGATGGCGGTGACGCCCGACAGCGGGACCCTCATCGTCGCCGAGTGCTTCGGCGGCCGGTTCACGGCATTCGACATCGAGTCTGACGGCGCCCTGAGCGGCCGTAGGCAGTGGGCCCGGCTGGCGGACGCGCCATCTTACGAGTCGGTCGAGACCATCGTCGCAACCGACTTTGCCCCGGACGGCTGTGCCCTCGACGCCGACGGGCACATCTGGGTGGCCGACGCCCTCAATGGCCGGGTCTGCCGGGTCGCGCCGGGCGGCGAGATCACCGACGAACTACGTCCACCAGGAGAACTCGGGCTTTACGCGTGCGCACTCGGCGGTCACGACGGCCATACGCTGCTGGTCTGTACCGCACCGAGTTTCGCCGAGCACGAACGAAAAGCGGCCAAGGAGGCCGAGTTGTACATCCAGCGGGTGGACGTGCCGCGGGCAGGCACACCGTGA
- a CDS encoding flavin reductase family protein, which translates to MATGPKPKTIGGLQIRAVAEDPTEIRRAFACFPSGVTALCGLADGIPVGMAASAFTAVSIAPPLVSVCMQISSTTWPKLRQLPRLGVSMLARHQHNACRALSVNDGDRFTDVPWDASENGAVFVNEATAWLDCSVDDEVAAGDHVIALLAIHGLRADPDQDPLVFHLSRFRQLTPTS; encoded by the coding sequence ATGGCCACCGGCCCCAAACCCAAGACCATCGGTGGGCTTCAGATCCGAGCCGTCGCGGAGGACCCCACAGAAATCCGCCGCGCCTTCGCGTGCTTCCCAAGCGGTGTGACCGCGTTGTGCGGCCTCGCTGACGGGATCCCGGTGGGAATGGCGGCGAGTGCATTCACTGCGGTATCGATTGCGCCGCCGCTAGTTTCGGTGTGCATGCAGATCAGCTCGACGACATGGCCCAAGCTTCGGCAGCTACCCAGGCTGGGCGTCAGCATGCTCGCCCGCCACCAGCACAACGCCTGTCGCGCTCTGTCGGTGAACGATGGCGACCGGTTCACCGACGTGCCCTGGGACGCGTCAGAAAACGGCGCTGTATTCGTCAATGAGGCCACTGCATGGCTGGACTGTTCGGTGGACGACGAGGTGGCCGCCGGCGACCACGTCATCGCCCTACTGGCCATCCATGGACTGCGCGCCGACCCTGACCAAGACCCGCTGGTGTTCCATCTCAGCCGATTCCGCCAACTGACCCCGACGTCCTAA
- a CDS encoding 3,4-dihydroxy-2-butanone-4-phosphate synthase has protein sequence MGNPHNRRVRVARALDDLRAGRPILIFGEPVTPGGAPATLVFAAQYATTATLAFVIRHTCGFVCIALPDRECDRLILPAMSTLGARLPATQFRVSVDAADGVTTGISAADRAHTMRVLSDPTATHQALTRPGHVVVCGVAGRALSRPLLPEHAALKMVAAAGLRPAAGFSAIVNDIDHDEILPAEMVDRFVAEHDLSMISMADLWGQDRLHNCTPEPRCHARPLGIVQTQSGAFNATGYRWGSPHHVEDLVFTFGDLAGAAQIPVAVHAECAFAPIPDVLGCQCGPRLNESFDQIAAAGRGVLVYLRSNAEALCPVSAASRRDHILATIGLSSVHLLRDNACGAQRCIRLESPDVSGLSTFSR, from the coding sequence ATGGGTAACCCGCACAACCGCCGAGTCCGAGTGGCGCGCGCGCTAGACGACCTTCGTGCGGGCCGACCTATCCTCATCTTCGGCGAACCCGTCACGCCCGGTGGCGCGCCCGCGACCCTCGTGTTCGCCGCGCAGTACGCGACAACGGCGACGCTGGCGTTCGTGATCAGGCACACGTGTGGTTTCGTGTGTATTGCGCTGCCGGACAGGGAATGTGACCGACTCATTCTGCCCGCGATGTCGACACTCGGCGCCCGACTGCCCGCCACCCAATTCAGGGTGAGCGTAGACGCCGCCGACGGCGTGACCACCGGAATATCGGCGGCGGACCGGGCACATACCATGCGGGTGCTCAGCGACCCGACGGCCACCCACCAAGCTCTCACGCGACCGGGTCATGTCGTGGTATGTGGCGTCGCCGGACGGGCCCTGTCGAGGCCGCTCTTGCCCGAACACGCAGCGTTAAAGATGGTTGCGGCCGCAGGCCTGCGGCCGGCAGCCGGGTTCAGCGCCATCGTCAACGACATCGACCACGACGAGATTCTGCCCGCGGAGATGGTCGATCGCTTTGTGGCCGAGCACGATCTGAGCATGATCAGCATGGCCGATCTATGGGGACAAGACCGACTCCACAACTGCACGCCAGAACCGCGATGTCACGCACGGCCACTGGGCATTGTCCAAACACAGTCCGGTGCCTTCAACGCAACCGGCTACCGATGGGGTTCACCGCACCACGTCGAGGACCTCGTGTTCACCTTCGGCGATCTGGCCGGCGCTGCTCAGATACCAGTCGCAGTGCATGCTGAGTGCGCATTCGCCCCAATCCCAGATGTGCTCGGCTGTCAATGCGGACCCCGGCTGAACGAGTCCTTCGACCAGATCGCCGCGGCCGGGCGGGGGGTCCTCGTCTACTTGCGTAGCAACGCGGAAGCGCTGTGTCCGGTCAGCGCGGCGAGCCGCCGCGACCACATTCTGGCAACTATCGGCCTTTCCTCCGTGCACCTGTTGCGCGACAACGCGTGCGGCGCTCAGCGGTGCATCCGGTTGGAGTCGCCCGACGTATCCGGTCTGTCGACGTTCAGCCGTTGA
- a CDS encoding cytochrome c oxidase subunit 3 — MDGDIAEELADEPRAKTFPVGSEGIWTFVFIDMIVFLLIFFVFTTQRIDQYSLYRDAHHHLSVIFGFANTIILLTSSLFVVRGVRAARAGIATKVMSQLQFALGCGLLFFASKAIEYYGKFAAGIGIATSSFFTFYFFITFLHLLHLFGAVIFVIAYRRGARDGVMDPRYVTGVENVGLFWHFVDLLWVFIFTLLYLM; from the coding sequence ATGGACGGCGACATAGCCGAAGAACTTGCCGACGAGCCTCGCGCAAAGACGTTCCCGGTGGGGAGTGAAGGCATCTGGACCTTCGTCTTCATCGACATGATCGTGTTCCTGCTGATATTTTTCGTCTTCACCACGCAGCGGATTGATCAATACTCCCTGTACCGAGATGCGCACCACCATCTCAGCGTCATATTTGGATTCGCCAATACCATTATCCTTTTGACAAGCTCTTTATTTGTGGTGCGTGGTGTGCGCGCCGCACGCGCGGGAATTGCGACGAAAGTCATGAGCCAGCTGCAATTTGCGCTTGGATGTGGGCTTCTCTTCTTCGCCAGTAAGGCGATCGAGTATTATGGCAAATTCGCGGCGGGGATCGGTATCGCGACATCGTCCTTTTTCACATTCTACTTCTTCATCACATTCTTACATCTGCTGCATTTGTTCGGCGCCGTGATATTCGTAATCGCATACCGACGGGGCGCTCGCGACGGAGTTATGGATCCGCGCTATGTGACGGGTGTCGAGAATGTCGGACTGTTCTGGCATTTCGTCGACCTGTTGTGGGTCTTTATATTCACGCTGCTCTATCTGATGTGA
- a CDS encoding cytochrome C oxidase subunit IV family protein yields MTDNGPTSVAADPAVSVWLGLVLLSGVSFAVIEGGLVTAIASAVVVLIAGLKVRLIMVYFMELKSVPRNWQVMYTVWIIAASALLMIGNVVAMVKG; encoded by the coding sequence ATGACTGACAACGGACCCACGAGCGTCGCGGCCGATCCTGCCGTTTCAGTGTGGCTAGGACTTGTGCTGCTCAGCGGGGTCTCGTTCGCGGTGATCGAAGGCGGACTGGTCACCGCAATCGCGTCGGCGGTGGTCGTGCTAATCGCCGGATTAAAGGTTCGGCTTATCATGGTCTATTTCATGGAACTGAAGTCGGTTCCCCGAAATTGGCAGGTGATGTACACGGTCTGGATCATCGCCGCATCAGCGCTACTGATGATCGGCAATGTTGTTGCCATGGTGAAAGGCTGA
- a CDS encoding protein kinase domain-containing protein, translating to MRAGCCESSRGAGRDDTIKKIHNAKRRIIVMPHVRGMTLCERLELGPLKIDEALVVARGLLTSLAAIHARGHVYGNVKPTNVIVESGPPVRSAALADVGSADVPSEPAHDDTTDCSELRYMAPELAGVLDRPVDVRADLYSVGIVLFECLVGRPPFQGDVAQTLRQHLSEPSPRLRSLGVPIPQALEEIVRRLLLKDPDDRYGSAEAVLADIDALDAGLRNGEMEPVVAVGAHDSRNTLTDPSLVGRETELLALAQRLAEANRGRAALVAIEAGSGGGKSAVLTEFTERASAFGARVFRGRGVEHAVPKPLQMLTGIVHDLVGFGADDPALVERISAALGDAAARLCAALPELSAIIDAPSGDEGHSEAHARLRLVNAILVLLESLGEPSRPAIIALDDCQWADELTLQALEAWNTRRIRTGTAPCHVLIVAAVRNEPSSQYRRLIAIPCAQSLVLPPLNDRQVCQVIESMAGHVPAPASDVIVELSRGNPLMVSAVLRGLIEAGALAPGEGGWQFVPNSGSWQASREAASFLTRRFALLSPQTRELLDAAAILGREFDLDLAATLAGQDYTQARYAMRPAVERHLVWASTEGRFTFAHDKLRDSLLAQLDPLQLSALHMAAAEHIENRDASQTFEIAYHFDAASAPARAFDYAVQSAHSARAHHDFELAERLYRIAERGLPHADERTRYRVLEALGQVLMLRGRYPEAAERFEKARLLATDDISLAGIEGQLGEVLFRQDDLEGSARLIENALRVLGESVSSGGNIRILLRILIEVLGRGLSALRLRRRSLSDSARQRDRLRAHLYTQLQYPSWFDSRRLRNLSLMMRQVNVAERCPGSPELAHAYAVWSAALALTFPFTWRYALRFVDRSQRIYTSLGDLRGEGHTASMRACILHAGGRYVEAAESATSAVQILGQFGDRWEVGFATRTNAVCLYRLGRFTEARAEARRLAEIGANSADAQANTAAAEVLAKAGDGDVPAALTQPELGVHTADIEVTVAALQAEALRLRRAGQLTEGIAKLETAVCLVRSSQPTSTHLVPVFAWLATLQREDAEVLLLPHVRRRRLRLSLRSARRAVRYGRFYPNDLPHALRELGVVHALLGHRWRARRCLMGSCAAAKRRSAWAELADTLFQLDRVAFTERSKADWHSRDLDPDAKVGRLASTNWGRADRFSALLHAEVVLASADSPDAVGIAIDQVVRSLLRAEQCRLIALRPQWRLISPEVSDVEQEVAERAAQYGRPLVMGDSANRDHVATGGLTVAGARSALCAPIFVRGEVAGCFLAVHSQVGGLFGEVEIQLAEFVARLAGNVVERLELQREVRAEVISAQEAERARVARDLHDDIGQELTSVLLGVRLVETAAPIDVHARVAELRQGVAHALESVQRLAFDLRPTVLDDLGLLDALRRLVGNISTVGTRIELESVGLHGGERLAPDIETTAYRITQEAITNVIRHARASKCSVVVGLTESTLRVVVEDDGVGFEPGATRPRGLGQLGMHERAALVNGVLVVASAPGEGTQVLFEVIV from the coding sequence GTGCGTGCCGGCTGTTGCGAATCCTCACGCGGGGCCGGTCGTGACGACACAATCAAGAAGATCCACAATGCGAAGCGACGCATCATCGTGATGCCTCACGTCCGCGGGATGACCCTTTGCGAGCGGCTGGAATTGGGCCCGTTGAAGATCGATGAAGCACTGGTCGTAGCACGTGGCCTGCTGACGTCCTTGGCAGCGATCCACGCACGCGGGCACGTGTATGGAAACGTCAAGCCCACCAATGTCATTGTCGAGTCTGGCCCGCCGGTCCGTTCTGCGGCGCTCGCCGACGTCGGTTCCGCTGACGTGCCCTCCGAACCAGCGCACGACGACACAACTGACTGCTCGGAGCTTCGTTATATGGCTCCCGAATTGGCTGGCGTCCTGGACCGCCCGGTGGACGTCAGGGCCGACCTTTATTCGGTGGGCATCGTGTTGTTCGAGTGTCTTGTCGGCCGGCCGCCTTTCCAGGGGGATGTCGCACAGACCCTCCGCCAGCACCTTTCCGAGCCGTCGCCGCGGTTGCGCAGCCTTGGGGTACCGATTCCCCAGGCTCTCGAGGAGATTGTCCGGCGGCTGCTGCTCAAAGATCCCGACGACAGATATGGGTCCGCCGAGGCGGTGCTGGCCGATATCGACGCGCTGGACGCCGGATTGCGCAATGGCGAGATGGAACCCGTGGTGGCGGTGGGAGCGCACGATTCCCGGAATACGCTCACCGACCCGTCGCTGGTAGGCCGCGAAACTGAGCTACTGGCACTGGCGCAGCGGCTCGCTGAAGCCAACCGAGGGAGAGCCGCGCTCGTCGCAATCGAAGCGGGTTCGGGCGGCGGCAAGTCCGCGGTGCTGACGGAATTCACTGAGCGCGCCAGCGCATTCGGTGCGCGCGTGTTCCGCGGCCGCGGCGTCGAGCATGCGGTACCCAAGCCTTTGCAGATGCTGACCGGAATTGTGCACGACCTAGTCGGTTTCGGTGCCGACGACCCAGCGCTCGTCGAACGGATCAGTGCGGCATTGGGCGATGCCGCCGCTCGGCTCTGTGCGGCGTTGCCAGAACTGAGCGCCATCATCGACGCCCCATCCGGTGATGAAGGGCACTCCGAAGCTCATGCCCGGTTACGCCTCGTCAATGCGATTCTGGTGCTGTTGGAATCTCTCGGGGAGCCCAGTCGGCCGGCGATCATCGCCCTCGACGACTGTCAGTGGGCGGACGAGCTGACGTTGCAGGCACTTGAAGCCTGGAACACCCGACGCATACGGACTGGCACCGCACCTTGTCACGTACTCATAGTCGCCGCCGTTCGCAACGAGCCCAGCAGTCAATACCGCCGGCTCATCGCGATTCCCTGCGCACAGTCACTGGTGCTGCCGCCGCTGAACGATCGCCAGGTATGCCAGGTGATCGAGTCGATGGCGGGGCACGTGCCGGCACCGGCCAGCGACGTCATCGTCGAACTGTCGCGCGGGAATCCCTTGATGGTCTCAGCCGTGTTGCGTGGCCTCATCGAGGCGGGCGCGTTGGCCCCCGGCGAAGGTGGCTGGCAGTTTGTGCCCAACTCGGGGAGCTGGCAGGCCTCGCGTGAAGCAGCGTCTTTTCTCACCCGCCGATTCGCCCTGCTCAGTCCCCAAACCCGCGAACTGCTGGACGCGGCAGCGATTTTGGGTCGTGAATTCGACCTCGACCTGGCCGCAACGCTGGCGGGCCAGGATTACACGCAGGCCCGGTACGCGATGCGACCGGCAGTCGAGCGGCATCTCGTCTGGGCAAGCACCGAAGGACGCTTCACCTTCGCCCATGACAAGCTGCGCGACAGCCTCTTGGCGCAGCTGGATCCCCTGCAGCTGTCCGCGTTGCACATGGCCGCCGCCGAGCACATCGAGAACCGCGATGCCTCGCAGACTTTTGAGATCGCGTATCACTTCGACGCGGCCAGCGCCCCCGCGCGGGCGTTCGATTACGCGGTTCAATCTGCACATTCGGCGCGCGCGCACCACGACTTCGAACTCGCCGAGCGCTTGTATCGCATCGCCGAGCGGGGCCTGCCCCACGCGGACGAACGGACCCGCTATCGCGTGCTGGAAGCCCTCGGCCAGGTTCTGATGCTGCGCGGCCGCTATCCCGAGGCCGCCGAGCGCTTCGAGAAGGCGCGTTTGCTGGCGACTGACGATATAAGTCTGGCTGGTATCGAGGGGCAATTGGGCGAGGTGCTATTCCGTCAAGACGATCTGGAGGGGTCAGCACGTCTGATTGAGAACGCCTTGCGCGTGCTCGGCGAATCGGTATCGTCGGGCGGCAACATCCGAATCCTGCTCCGGATCCTGATCGAAGTTCTGGGCCGCGGGTTGTCCGCATTGCGTTTGCGTCGAAGGTCCTTGAGCGACAGCGCGCGGCAACGGGACCGCCTGCGCGCACACCTCTACACCCAATTGCAGTATCCCAGCTGGTTCGACTCCCGGCGGCTGCGGAACCTGTCTCTCATGATGCGACAGGTCAACGTAGCCGAACGATGTCCGGGGAGCCCAGAGCTAGCCCATGCATACGCTGTGTGGTCCGCCGCGCTCGCGCTCACCTTTCCGTTCACCTGGCGCTACGCGTTGCGGTTCGTTGACCGAAGTCAGCGCATCTACACCTCACTTGGAGACCTGCGCGGCGAAGGGCACACAGCGAGTATGCGAGCCTGCATCCTGCACGCCGGCGGACGCTATGTTGAGGCCGCGGAGTCGGCCACTTCTGCAGTGCAGATCCTTGGGCAGTTCGGCGACCGCTGGGAGGTCGGGTTCGCGACTCGCACCAACGCGGTGTGCCTGTACCGGCTAGGCCGCTTTACCGAGGCTCGCGCTGAAGCTCGACGCCTTGCCGAGATCGGCGCGAATAGCGCTGACGCGCAAGCCAATACGGCGGCGGCGGAAGTCCTGGCAAAAGCGGGTGACGGCGACGTTCCAGCCGCGTTGACACAGCCCGAACTCGGTGTTCACACAGCCGATATCGAAGTCACGGTTGCGGCCTTACAAGCCGAGGCGCTGCGCCTTCGGCGGGCTGGTCAGCTCACCGAAGGCATCGCGAAACTGGAAACCGCAGTGTGTCTGGTCCGCAGTTCGCAGCCCACGAGCACCCACCTCGTTCCGGTGTTCGCCTGGCTGGCGACACTGCAACGCGAGGACGCCGAAGTGCTGCTGCTGCCGCACGTACGCCGCAGAAGGCTTCGGTTGTCCCTGCGGTCGGCACGACGGGCGGTCCGATACGGCCGGTTCTATCCCAACGATCTGCCTCATGCGCTTCGCGAACTCGGTGTGGTGCATGCGTTGTTGGGACACAGGTGGCGGGCCAGGCGTTGTCTGATGGGCAGCTGCGCCGCCGCGAAGAGGCGCAGCGCATGGGCAGAGTTGGCGGACACGCTCTTTCAGCTGGATCGTGTGGCGTTTACCGAGCGATCCAAGGCCGACTGGCACAGCCGAGACCTGGACCCTGACGCCAAGGTTGGCCGACTGGCGTCGACAAACTGGGGTCGGGCGGATCGGTTCTCCGCGCTACTACATGCCGAAGTGGTCCTAGCCTCGGCGGACAGCCCGGACGCAGTAGGCATCGCAATCGACCAGGTGGTGCGGTCGTTGTTGCGCGCCGAGCAATGCCGGCTCATCGCTTTGCGGCCGCAGTGGAGGCTCATCTCACCGGAAGTGTCCGACGTCGAGCAAGAGGTCGCCGAACGTGCCGCGCAGTACGGTCGGCCACTGGTGATGGGAGATTCGGCCAATCGCGATCACGTTGCCACCGGTGGGCTTACGGTGGCGGGTGCCCGATCGGCTCTTTGCGCCCCGATTTTCGTGCGAGGCGAGGTCGCGGGATGTTTCCTGGCAGTCCATTCGCAGGTGGGAGGCTTGTTTGGCGAGGTCGAGATCCAGCTGGCCGAGTTCGTGGCCCGATTGGCGGGAAACGTGGTGGAGCGGCTGGAACTGCAGCGTGAGGTGCGTGCCGAGGTGATTTCTGCCCAGGAGGCTGAACGAGCGCGAGTTGCCCGAGACCTACACGACGACATTGGTCAGGAACTGACGTCGGTGCTCCTCGGAGTGCGACTGGTCGAGACCGCCGCGCCGATCGACGTGCATGCCCGCGTCGCAGAACTGCGTCAGGGTGTGGCTCACGCGCTGGAATCAGTGCAAAGACTGGCTTTCGATCTTCGGCCAACTGTGCTGGACGACCTCGGACTGCTGGACGCGTTGCGCCGACTGGTCGGCAACATCTCGACCGTCGGCACCCGAATAGAGCTGGAATCCGTTGGGCTACACGGCGGTGAGCGGCTGGCGCCCGACATCGAGACCACTGCTTACCGGATAACCCAGGAAGCGATCACGAATGTGATCCGCCACGCGCGAGCGTCCAAATGCAGTGTCGTCGTCGGATTGACCGAGTCGACACTACGAGTGGTTGTCGAAGACGACGGGGTCGGCTTCGAACCCGGGGCGACTCGGCCCCGCGGGCTCGGACAGCTCGGCATGCACGAGAGGGCCGCGTTGGTCAACGGCGTCTTAGTGGTGGCGTCGGCCCCTGGAGAGGGCACTCAGGTGCTGTTCGAGGTGATCGTGTGA
- a CDS encoding response regulator: MRVVICDDHKVVRAGLARVLGEQEDIEVVADVGTASEMAAVTARLHPDVVVLDIALPDASGITAIEGVIRSSPQTKVLVLTMHDDVAYLREAFAAGALGYVLKAAADVELIHAVHEVADGKRYVHPELGAALLGAGTTPTDASRDPQLGLSEREVEILRLLALGHTNPEMAGLLNLSVRTVETYRYRLQQKVGLRSRAELARLARDSGILN; this comes from the coding sequence GTGAGAGTTGTCATCTGCGACGACCACAAAGTGGTGCGCGCCGGCCTGGCTCGCGTCTTGGGCGAACAGGAAGACATCGAAGTCGTTGCCGATGTTGGCACTGCATCCGAAATGGCAGCTGTAACAGCTCGTCTACATCCGGACGTGGTGGTTCTGGACATCGCCCTGCCCGACGCCAGCGGGATCACCGCCATCGAAGGAGTGATTCGATCGAGTCCACAGACCAAGGTTCTCGTTCTGACGATGCACGACGACGTCGCCTACCTGCGTGAAGCGTTCGCGGCCGGAGCGCTGGGTTACGTCCTCAAGGCGGCCGCCGACGTGGAGCTTATCCACGCCGTCCACGAGGTCGCCGACGGTAAGCGGTACGTGCACCCCGAGCTGGGCGCTGCCCTGTTAGGGGCAGGCACGACTCCGACCGATGCATCCCGTGACCCTCAACTCGGTTTGTCGGAGCGTGAAGTCGAGATTCTGCGGCTGTTGGCCCTTGGGCACACTAATCCCGAAATGGCTGGGCTGCTTAATCTTTCGGTACGAACTGTGGAGACGTACCGGTATCGGCTTCAGCAAAAGGTCGGTCTGCGATCCCGAGCCGAACTTGCCAGGCTGGCAAGGGATTCGGGGATTCTGAACTAA